The Amycolatopsis sp. QT-25 genomic sequence CCGGAACCGCAGTTCCGGCGTGATCTCCTCCGGCGGCAGCGAGAACGCGCGCGACGCCACGAAAGTGTGCAGATCCTCGCCGCTGTTGAAGGCCTGGATCAGGCCCTCGTCCTGCGAGAGGTGCGCCATGATCCGCATTTCGATCTGGCTGTAGTCCGCCGTCATCAGTTCGGCGTACCCGTCCCCGACGACGAAGGCGTCACGGATGCGGCGGCCTTCCTCGGTGCGGATCGGGATGTTCTGCAGGTTCGGGTCGATCGAGGAGAGCCGCCCGGTGGCGGCGATCGTCTGCAAAAGCGTGGTGTGGATGCGGCCGTCGTCGGCGACCGACTTGATCAGGCCCTCCACCGTGGTGCGCAGCCGGGTCGCGTCCCGGTGCTCCAGCAGATGCTGCAGGAACGGGTGCTCGGTCTTCTCGAACAGGCTCTGCAGCGCCTCCGCGTCGGTGGTGTAACCGGTTTTGGTGCGCTTGGTCTTCGGCATACCGAGCTCGTCGAACAGGATGACCTGGAGCTGCTTCGGCGAACCGAGGTTGACCTGCTTGCCGATGACCGCGTACGCCTCCTCCGCGGCCTGGGTGACCCGGTTGAGGTAGTGCGCCTCCAGCTCGGTGAGATGCTCGATGTCGACCGCGATCCCCGCCGCTTCGAGCCCGGTGATCACCTGCAGGAGCGGCAGTTCGAGCTCGGCGAGCAGCTGCGCGCCGCCGAGTTCTTCGAGCTCCCCGGTCAGCGCGCCCGCGAGCTCGGCGACCGCGCGGGCCTTGACCAGCTCGGCCTGGATCTCCTTCTGCTCCATGTCCTCGGCGCCACCGTCGAGCAGCGAAAGCTGCCCGTCCCCGGTGTCGGCCTCGGACCGCAGCTCGCGGTGCAGGTACCGCAGGACGAGGTCGTCGAGCTCGAAGGTGCGCTGACCGGGGCGGACCAGGTACGCCGCGAGCGCGGTGTCCATGACGAGCCCGGCGAACGCCCAGCCCCGTGCCCGGACGGCGTGCAGCGGGACCTTGAGCTCGTGCCCGATCTTCTGGATCTTCTCGTCGGCGAGCCAGGCCGTGAGCGCCTTGTCGTCCTCGGCGTCCATCGCGGTGACGTCGACATAGGCGCCTTCGCCGTCCGCGGCCGCGAAGGTGATGGCCTTCAGATCGGCGCGGACCGAGGCGCCGGTGGTGCGGAACGCCAGGCCGACCGGCTGGTCCTGGCCGGTGTGCGCGGACAGCCATGCCGTGAGCGCGCCAGGGGCGAGCTTCGATCCGCTGACCTCGAAGCCCTCTTCGGCCTCGGGCTCGGCGCTCTGCAGAGTGGCGAAGAGGCGGTCGCGCAGGACGCGGAACTCGAGCTCGTCGAACAGCGCGTGCACGGCCTCGCGGTCCCACGGACGCAGCTCGAGCATGGTCGGGCCGAGCTCCAGCTCGACGTCGCGGATCAGCTCGGTGAGCTGGCGGTTCAGCATGACGGCGCCGAGGTGCTCGCGCAGCGCGTCGCCGACCTTGCCCTTGACCTCGTCGACCCGGTCGATCAGCTCGTTGAAGGAACCGAACTGCCTGATCCACTTCGCGGCCGTCTTCTCGCCGACGCCCGGGATGCTGGGCAGGTTGTCCGAAGGGTCGCCACGCAACGCGGCGAAGTCCGGGTACTGCGCCGGGGTGAGGCCGTACTTCTCCTCCACCGCTTCCGGGGTGAACCGGGTCATCTCCGACACGCCGCGCTTCGGGTACAGCACGGTGACCCGATCGGTCACCAGCTGGAGCGCGTCACGGTCACCCGTACAGATGAGCACGTCGAAGCCTTCGGCGGTCGCCTGTGTCGTGAGCGTGGCGATGATGTCGTCGGCTTCGTAGTTCTCCTTGGTCAGCGCCGGGATGCCGAGGACCTTGAGCACGTCCTCGACCAGCCCGACCTGGCCCTTGAACTCGTCCGGGGTGCTGCTGCGGTTGGCCTTGTACTCCGCGAACGTCTCCGAGCGGAACGTCTTGCGGGAGAGGTCGAACGCCACGGCGAGGTGGGTCGGCGCCTCGTCGCGCAGCAGGTTGATGAGCATCGAGGTGAACCCGAACACCGCGTTCGTGGTCTGCCCGGTCTTGGTCTTGAAGTTCTCCGCGGGCAGCGCGAAGAACGCGCGATACGCCATCGAATGGCCGTCGATCAGCAGCAGTTTGGGCCGCTCGGCCTGTGCGGTGGCGGGTGTGGCGTCGGCAACGGTCGTGTTCTCACTCGGGCTCACGAGAGCGAGTCTAGGGTGAGGGTCTGACAGTTCTCCCTGTCGTGTCGGTTGCGGACTGTCGGCGAAGGTGCTCGGCCCCCTCGGCGCGGGAACCCGCCAGGCCGGAGGCCCCGCGGCCGGGGCGGCAGGGCGTCCTCTGGGCAGGACGTGAGAAAAACTCGATAACGTGCCCCCTGGCGACGCGGTCGTGGTCGCGGGTTCACGAAGGTAAGGAGCTCCGCGTGACCGAACAAGCCCTCGAATCCTTCGCCGGGATCGACCCGGCCTTCGCCGGACAGCAGCTCAACGACAAGCTCGGGCTCGAAATCAGCGAATTCGGTCCCGAACGCGTGGTGGGCAGCATCCCGGTCGAGGGCAACCTGCAGCCGTACGGCCTCCTCCACGGCGGTGCGAACGCCGTGGTCGCCGAGGCGCTCGGCTCGATGGTCTGCGCGCTCAACGCCGGCGCCGACAAGGCGACGATGGGCCTCGAACTCTCCTGCACCCACCACCGGGCGGTCCGGTCCGGGCGGGTGACCGGGGTCGCGACCCCGGTGCACGTCGGACGCGGGACCGTCACCGCCGAGATCGTGCTGACCGACGACCAGGGACGCCGGTCCTGCACGGCGCGGCTGACGTGCGTGGTGCGGGAACGGCCGCCGGGCGCCTGAGCGGTCGCCGACGTGCGATGAAGGACGCTTTCTGGCAAATTGCGCCAGGAAAGCGTCCTCCATCGCACGTCACGGGCACGACACGGGCAGGAGCAGGAGCAGGCGTGGATCTCGACACGGCTCAGGTGCGGGCGTTCGCCGCGGCCGCCGACCACGGCCATTTCGGTCGGGCGGCAGAATCCCTCTTCCTCACCCAGCAAGCGCTGTCGAAGCGGATACGGAAGCTCGAGGACGCCCTGTCGGTCCAGCTCTTCCGGCGTACCAACCGGTCCGTCGAACTGACCTCCGGCGGTGACCGCTTCCTTCCGCACGCGCGCGAGCTGATCCGGGCCGCGGACGCCGCGGTCGCCGCGATGGGCCGGCAAGACCGCCCGCCACGCCTCGACGTCATCGACCCGCGCCTGTCCCCCTTGTTCATGCTGCGGCGCATCGCCGAACGCGACCCGGCCCTTTCGGTCGAACGCGTCACCGGACGAGGTCTGGCCAACGCCCTCGACCCGCTGGTCCGCGGCGAGATCGACCTCGCGTTCGGCCGGGTCGCGGACCTCGGCCGCGAGGTGCCCCCGGAGCTCGAGCACCGGCTCGTCCGGCTCGAACCGCTGGTCGCCCTTCTCGCCCCGGAGCATCCGCTGGCGAGCAACGAAACGCTGAAACTGTCGGATCTGCGGACCGACGGCATCTGGATTCCGCAATTGGGCGGGCCGATCGAATGGCTTTCTTATTTGCAACGCCTATGCAAAGAATTCGGCGTCCCGATCGACGACTCCGGGGTCAGTTACGACCTCCGGCACACTCTGGAGCAGACCCGTTACGGGAAGCAGCGGGTGACCCTCGCCGGCGCCGACATGGATCTGGCCTCCGACCTCAACCTGCGAGTCCTGCCCTTCGAACCGTCACCCTTGTTCCCGTGGTCGGTGGTGTGGCGGCGCGGCGAAGGACCGACCCTGCGGCGCCTGCTGGCGCTCGCGGGCCGGACCAGCCACGAAGAAGGTTGGTGTGCCTACGATCCCGCGCGGTCCTGGCTGCCGGACGACGACCTCAGACAGCTAGGTGCCGGGCGAACCACCGCGTGAGCTCGGAGTCGACCAGCTTCGCGTGCTTCGTCTGTGGAGCGGGTTCGAAGCCGGGCGCCTCGGCGAACCCATGCGCCATCCCCGGGATGGTGACGAGTTCGGATCGCCGCTCCCCCAACGCCTTGTGCAGGGCTTCGGCCGGTTCGGTGATCGAGACGTCGTCCTCCTCACCGATGACGAGCAGCACCGGCGCGGTCAGTTCCCCGGCCCGTCGCACGTAGTCGTACTCGTCCGCGACCGCGCGGGAGCGGTCCGACCAGTGGTAGGTGATGTCGTAGACCCGCTCGTTCGCCGCGATCACCGGCGTCAGCCGGGTCACCGGGTTCACCAGCGCGGCCGCCGCCACCTCGATCTCGGGATGGGTCAGCAGCTGCAGCGCGACCGCGCCACCCTGCGAACCGCCGGCCAGCCCGACCGGACCGTCCTCAATGGACAAGCGCGAGCGCAACTCCGCCACCGCCGCCGGGAACTCCGCCTCGACCTGCTTGGTGAGCGGTTCGACGACGTTGAGCACGTTGTCCTCGCTCGCGAGGCGGAAGAACCCCTCGAAACCACCCTCGGGGAACCGTTTTCCGGTCAGTGGCAACCCCAGATGCACCCGCCACGCGTGCAGTCCCCGCATCGGCAGCGCCGCCGCCATGGCCGCCTCACTGAACGGCGCGCCCAGCAGATGCCAGGTCAGCACCAACGGCGCCGGGCGTTCCCGGTCCGAAGGTGGCAACGCCACGAACGGGACTCCCGCGGCCGCGCCTTCGATCGCTTCGACACTCATCGTCATGTTCTCCCCGCTCTTCGTTTCCGGCTCTGGAGACAGCCAATCGCAGGGTCAGGGCCGAGATCCAACAGCCGTTCGGACCACGACGACAACCATCGGTTGTCATGACACAAGAGAAGAGAGGGCACGCTTGACGCCCTTTGGGGCAGCCTTGCTACGACGAACGGATGCCCACGAAGGAGGGGAAAAAGCGCCAGATACGCGACCGAAACCTGATCCTTACCCACGAGCATGATCGATGGGGTAACGGTGAATCCCCAGCGTGACCAGCGAAGACCTGCCAACCGGCAACATTCACCTTTTCGTGCAATTCGTTCCGGTTTCGACCGTCACGATGTGGACACAGAGTGATGGGCGTCTGGGCAGATCATGGCGGAGGGGGATATCTTCCTGCCCTAACCTAGCCCCTGTGTCGGGGGCGACGCCTACCGGCGGCTGGTTGGTCATGGGAGGTAGTCGGTGTCAGGAGTGCGTTTTGGACGGGTATTCGCCGTCGCGGCGGCTGCGTCGCTGGCGCTGGCGGGCTGTGCAGGCGGCAGCAGCTCGTCCGGCAGCGGTGACAGCAGCACGCTGAAGATCGGGTTCATGGGTGACCTCACCGGTGAGAACTCCGGGATCGTGATCCCGCCCCGCAACGGCGCCAAGCTCGCTATCGACGAGTACAACAAGACGAACCCGGCGACGAAGCTGGAGCTCAAGGAATACGACAGCCAGGGCAAGCCCGAACAGGCGACGTCGCTGATCGCGACCGCCGTCGGCCAGGACAAGATCACCGCGCTGATCGGCCCGGCGTTCTCCGGTGAGTCGAAGGCCATCGGCGGTCAGCTGGAGCAGAACAAGATCCCGAGCGTCTCGCCGTCGGCGACGAACGCGGGCCTGGCCTCGAACGGCTGGAAGTACTGGCACCGCGTCGTCGCGAGCGACGCCAGCCAGGGCCCGGCCATCGCGAACTTCCTCGTCACCGCGAAGTCGCCCAAGAAGGCCTTCGTCATCTCGGACGACCAGGAATACAGTGTCGGCCTGGCTGACAACTTCGAGAAGACCTTGAAGGAAAAGAACGTCCCGACCGAGCGCGACAAGTTCGCCAAGGACGCGTCGGACTACTCCTCGACCGTGCAGAAGGTCAAGGCCGCGAACCCGGACATCATCCTCTTCGGTGGCTACTACGCCCAGGGTGGCCGTCTGCTCAAGCAGCTGCGGGACAGCCAGGTGACCGCCACCTTCGCCACCGGCGACGGTTCGCTCGACGCCCAGCTGATCAGCGGTGCGGGTGCCGCGGCCGCCGAGAAGGCCGTCGTCGGCTGCCCGTGCAACATCCCGGACGCCGGCTCCACCGACGAGTTCAGCACCAAGTACAAGGCCGCGTTCAGCGTCGACCCGGCGATCTATTCGAGCGAGGGCTACGACGCCGCGACCGCCATCATCAACGCGGTCAAGGCGGGCGCCACCACCTCGGAGAAGATCAACGAGGCCCTCAAGACGATCGACTTCAAGGGTGCCTCGAAGCAGGTCAAGTTCAAGGAGAACGGCGAGCCGTCGACGGATGCGATCAACGTCTACCAGGTCACCGGTGGCGTTCTCAAGAACCTCGGCGTCTCGACCGAAGCCAAGCTCAACGGCTGACGGAGCAGATAGGAACACCTAACGGAAGCGGGGGCGCTGTGCGAACACAGCACCCCCGCTTCCCGCAAATGTGGCGAAAGAAATCTCGCCCCGTCCCGTAAGGCATCCACGTCATGCTTCAAGATCTGCAAGCCCAGTTCCTCGGTAGCACCATCGGCGGACTGGTCGCCGGAAGCATCTACGCCCTCATCGCCCTCGGCTACACAATGGTCTACGGCGTGCTCCGGCTCATCAACTTCGCCCATTCCGAGATCTTCATGATCGGGACGATCACGTCCCTGTTCGTCCTGATCACCATCGCGGGCGGCACCGCCCCGATCACGCTCGGCGTGTTCGGGATGATCGCCGTACTGCTGCTGATCATCATCGCTTCGGCCGCCGTGTCCGGCGGCGCGGCGGTGCTGCTGGAGCAGGTGGCGTACCGGCCACTCCGCAAGAAGGGCGCGACCCGGCTGGCCGCCCTGATCTCCGCCATCGGTGCCTCGCTGTTCCTGCAGGAACTGTTCGGCCTCGAAATCATCGAATGGATCACCGACAAGTCCGGTCGTGTGCAACAGAACGCGCCGCGGTTCATCCCGCACGAGGAGCTTTTCCACATCGGCAACGGTGTCGTGCGCACGGACCACGTGTTCGTGGTCGTCGGTGCCGTGATCATGATGGTCGTCCTCGACCAGCTGGTGAGCCGCACCCGCATCGGCCGTGGTATCCGTGCCACCGCACAGGATCCCGAAGCCGCCGTGCTGATGGGCGTCAGCATCGACAAGATCGTGCGCCTCACGTTCCTGCTCGGTGGCGCGATGGCCGGTGTCGCCGCCGCGCTGTACGTCATGGAGTACGAGAACACCGATTACCGCATCGGGTTCCTCCTCGGCATCAAGGCGTTCACCGCGGCCGTGCTGGGAGGTATCGGCAACCTGCGCGGCGCGCTGCTCGGTGGCATCGTGCTCGGCCTGGTGGAGAACTGGAGTTCCATCTTCTTCGGTTCGGCTTGGAAGGACGTCACCGCCTTCGTGGTATTGGTGCTGGTCCTGATGTTCCGGCCCACCGGCATCCTCGGTGAATCGCTGCAGCGGGCACGCGCATGAAGGGCAACGAAGAAGTGGCTGAAAAGTCCCCAGAGAACGGCACGGCCGGACGCGCCGGCTTTCACCCCGTGGACGGCATGCGGGATTGGTGGGCACGCGCTCCGCATTGGCAACGTTATGGCGTGTACCTCGCCCTGATCATCGGCGCGCTGATCCTGCCCGCGCCCGCGATCGGCTCGATCATGTCCCCGGAATCGGACTGGACCACGGTTCTGATCTTCCCGGTCGGCGTGTACATCCTGCTGGCGATCGGCCTGAACATCGTCGTCGGTCACGCGGGCATGCTCGACCTCGGTTTCGTCGCGTTCTTCGCGATCGGCGCGTACACGCTCGCCGTGATGGGCACCCAGCACGGCTGGGGGTTCTGGGGCACGCTCGTGCTCGGTGTCTTCCTGGCGGCGATGTCGGGCGTGATCCTCGGCGCTCCGACGCTCCGGTTGCGCGGTGACTACCTGGCCATCGTGACCCTCGGCTTCGGTGAGATCGTCCGGATCACCGCGACGAACACCGACTCCATCGGCGGCGCCCGCGGTATCACCAACATCCCGCACCCGGAACCCATGTTCGGGACCGAGTTCCTGCTCGACCCCGCGCCGTACTACTACCTCATCGTGGCCGCGATCGTCGTCGCGATCGTCTTCTCGGTGCGGCTGCACAAGAGCCGCGTCGGCCGGGCGTGGGCGGCCATCCGTGAGGACGAGGACGCCGCCGAGCTGATGGGTGTCCCGACGTTCAAGTTCAAACTGCTGGCGTTCGCCATCGGCGCCATGCTCGGCGGTATGGCCGGTGTGGTCTACGCCAGCAAGGCCGTCTTCATCGAGCCGAACAACTTCCCGTTCATCCTGTCCGCGACCATCCTCGCGGCCGTGGTGCTCGGGGGAGCGGGCAACCTGCCCGGCGTCGTTCTCGGCGCTTTCCTGGTCGCCTG encodes the following:
- a CDS encoding prolyl oligopeptidase family serine peptidase; the protein is MTMSVEAIEGAAAGVPFVALPPSDRERPAPLVLTWHLLGAPFSEAAMAAALPMRGLHAWRVHLGLPLTGKRFPEGGFEGFFRLASEDNVLNVVEPLTKQVEAEFPAAVAELRSRLSIEDGPVGLAGGSQGGAVALQLLTHPEIEVAAAALVNPVTRLTPVIAANERVYDITYHWSDRSRAVADEYDYVRRAGELTAPVLLVIGEEDDVSITEPAEALHKALGERRSELVTIPGMAHGFAEAPGFEPAPQTKHAKLVDSELTRWFARHLAV
- the polA gene encoding DNA polymerase I, with the protein product MSPSENTTVADATPATAQAERPKLLLIDGHSMAYRAFFALPAENFKTKTGQTTNAVFGFTSMLINLLRDEAPTHLAVAFDLSRKTFRSETFAEYKANRSSTPDEFKGQVGLVEDVLKVLGIPALTKENYEADDIIATLTTQATAEGFDVLICTGDRDALQLVTDRVTVLYPKRGVSEMTRFTPEAVEEKYGLTPAQYPDFAALRGDPSDNLPSIPGVGEKTAAKWIRQFGSFNELIDRVDEVKGKVGDALREHLGAVMLNRQLTELIRDVELELGPTMLELRPWDREAVHALFDELEFRVLRDRLFATLQSAEPEAEEGFEVSGSKLAPGALTAWLSAHTGQDQPVGLAFRTTGASVRADLKAITFAAADGEGAYVDVTAMDAEDDKALTAWLADEKIQKIGHELKVPLHAVRARGWAFAGLVMDTALAAYLVRPGQRTFELDDLVLRYLHRELRSEADTGDGQLSLLDGGAEDMEQKEIQAELVKARAVAELAGALTGELEELGGAQLLAELELPLLQVITGLEAAGIAVDIEHLTELEAHYLNRVTQAAEEAYAVIGKQVNLGSPKQLQVILFDELGMPKTKRTKTGYTTDAEALQSLFEKTEHPFLQHLLEHRDATRLRTTVEGLIKSVADDGRIHTTLLQTIAATGRLSSIDPNLQNIPIRTEEGRRIRDAFVVGDGYAELMTADYSQIEMRIMAHLSQDEGLIQAFNSGEDLHTFVASRAFSLPPEEITPELRFRVKAMSYGLVYGLSAYGLSQQLRISTEEAKEQMEAYFSRFGGVRDYLHSVVDDAAKVGYTETIFGRRRYLPDLNSDNRQRREMAERMALNAPIQGSAADIIKVAMLNVYKALTEAKLKSRVLLQVHDELVLEVADGEREQLEALVRQGMGSAYELAVPLEVSVGYGRSWNDAAH
- a CDS encoding branched-chain amino acid ABC transporter substrate-binding protein, producing the protein MRFGRVFAVAAAASLALAGCAGGSSSSGSGDSSTLKIGFMGDLTGENSGIVIPPRNGAKLAIDEYNKTNPATKLELKEYDSQGKPEQATSLIATAVGQDKITALIGPAFSGESKAIGGQLEQNKIPSVSPSATNAGLASNGWKYWHRVVASDASQGPAIANFLVTAKSPKKAFVISDDQEYSVGLADNFEKTLKEKNVPTERDKFAKDASDYSSTVQKVKAANPDIILFGGYYAQGGRLLKQLRDSQVTATFATGDGSLDAQLISGAGAAAAEKAVVGCPCNIPDAGSTDEFSTKYKAAFSVDPAIYSSEGYDAATAIINAVKAGATTSEKINEALKTIDFKGASKQVKFKENGEPSTDAINVYQVTGGVLKNLGVSTEAKLNG
- a CDS encoding hotdog fold thioesterase; this translates as MTEQALESFAGIDPAFAGQQLNDKLGLEISEFGPERVVGSIPVEGNLQPYGLLHGGANAVVAEALGSMVCALNAGADKATMGLELSCTHHRAVRSGRVTGVATPVHVGRGTVTAEIVLTDDQGRRSCTARLTCVVRERPPGA
- a CDS encoding branched-chain amino acid ABC transporter permease produces the protein MLQDLQAQFLGSTIGGLVAGSIYALIALGYTMVYGVLRLINFAHSEIFMIGTITSLFVLITIAGGTAPITLGVFGMIAVLLLIIIASAAVSGGAAVLLEQVAYRPLRKKGATRLAALISAIGASLFLQELFGLEIIEWITDKSGRVQQNAPRFIPHEELFHIGNGVVRTDHVFVVVGAVIMMVVLDQLVSRTRIGRGIRATAQDPEAAVLMGVSIDKIVRLTFLLGGAMAGVAAALYVMEYENTDYRIGFLLGIKAFTAAVLGGIGNLRGALLGGIVLGLVENWSSIFFGSAWKDVTAFVVLVLVLMFRPTGILGESLQRARA
- a CDS encoding branched-chain amino acid ABC transporter permease, translated to MKGNEEVAEKSPENGTAGRAGFHPVDGMRDWWARAPHWQRYGVYLALIIGALILPAPAIGSIMSPESDWTTVLIFPVGVYILLAIGLNIVVGHAGMLDLGFVAFFAIGAYTLAVMGTQHGWGFWGTLVLGVFLAAMSGVILGAPTLRLRGDYLAIVTLGFGEIVRITATNTDSIGGARGITNIPHPEPMFGTEFLLDPAPYYYLIVAAIVVAIVFSVRLHKSRVGRAWAAIREDEDAAELMGVPTFKFKLLAFAIGAMLGGMAGVVYASKAVFIEPNNFPFILSATILAAVVLGGAGNLPGVVLGAFLVAWLPERFRFLSEYRILIFGGVLVLMMALRPEGLLPSRQRKAELHEGTGGMGALGAEVAGPDSEASAEVTK
- a CDS encoding LysR family transcriptional regulator, translated to MDLDTAQVRAFAAAADHGHFGRAAESLFLTQQALSKRIRKLEDALSVQLFRRTNRSVELTSGGDRFLPHARELIRAADAAVAAMGRQDRPPRLDVIDPRLSPLFMLRRIAERDPALSVERVTGRGLANALDPLVRGEIDLAFGRVADLGREVPPELEHRLVRLEPLVALLAPEHPLASNETLKLSDLRTDGIWIPQLGGPIEWLSYLQRLCKEFGVPIDDSGVSYDLRHTLEQTRYGKQRVTLAGADMDLASDLNLRVLPFEPSPLFPWSVVWRRGEGPTLRRLLALAGRTSHEEGWCAYDPARSWLPDDDLRQLGAGRTTA